The nucleotide sequence TTTCTCCAGGTATACTAGACACCGATATGCAGTCAGAAATCAGGACAGTCAATAAAGAAGACTTTTCCAGAATAGATGAATTTATCGAATACAAAAAGGAAAACATGCTGGTGTCCCCTGAAAAAGTAGCAAGTCAACTCCTTCAGTTGCTAGATGAAGAAGATAAAGTCCAAAAGCCTTTAGTTTCTGTTAGAGAGCTGTAAAGGAGAGGAAGCATTTGTAGGGTAATGGGGGTAAATAAGGCAGGTTTTTGTATAGTAATGATTTGTTATAAACAGCAGAAAACCACAATTTAACCGTCATTGCGAGGCGCCAGGTAGCGTTGGGTAAAGTTCTTGGGTTAAAACGTAAGTCTTTAGTTTTTATAAAAAAAGTGTTGTTTACCTGTCAGCGTCCCTTGGACCTGACAGCGTAAGTGTTTAATAACCTGACGATGAGATTGCTTCGTCGTGTCTCCTCGCAAGGACGTGGTTGGGTAAGGGTAGTAGTTTGGTTTAATAGTTGACTTTATTATAATCAATAATTATAGTTAGCAGAAAACCAGAGTTTAACCGTCATTGCAAGGCGCCTGGTAGCGGTGGATAAAGTTCTTGATTTTTATTTTAAAGACTTAAGTTTCTTATGAAAAAAGTGTTGTTTACCTGTCAGCGTCCTTTGGACCTGACAGCGTCAGTGTTAAATCATTGATTATAAGCAGCAGAAAACCAGAGTTTAACCGTCATTGCAAGGCGCCTGGTAGCGGTGGGTAAAGTTCTTGGTTTTGATTTTAAAGACTTAAGTTTCTATGAAATAATGCCGCGACAATCTGTTTGCGTTAAGCTGTGTTGCTTGATTTTTAGGGTGCGAAATATCAAGCCTGACGATGAGATTGCTGGTTTAGTATGCTAGTTATCTATCTTTTGTTCTTTTTATGCTTTGGTGCCAGCCTCTGACAGATTCCTCGTTCCTCGGAATGACAGGTTATTATGAGTTGTAATAATCATCGAATAGTCCCATCATGACAATGTTTTTTTTCGTATACACCTCATATGGATCAAACTTAGTTCCTATGGACTTGTCGCAGATATTATTCCAATTGGGTGAAGAGAACGAGCATTACTTCAATGCTGTAGCGCCGCCGATAGTACAAACCTCTAACTTCTCTTTTAAAACGGTCGCAGAAATGCGTCAGGCCCAGCTTACAGAGTATGATACCCACTTTTACACCCGTGGGAATAATCCTGTCGTGGAGATGGTGAGGAAGAAAATGGCCGCTCTTGAAGGAGCTGAGGATGCCTTGGTACTGGCAAGTGGGAGTGCTGCCATTTCGGTTGCTGTTTTGAGCAATCTCCAACATGGCGATCATATCATTTCTGTTTATGCACCTTACAGTTGGACCAATAAATTTCTAACTGCTTTTCTTCCACGCTTTGGTATAACGGTGACTATGGTTGACGGTACCGATATAAGTAATTTTAAAGAAGCTATTAGGCCTGAAACCAAAGTGATCTTTTTGGAGTCTCCTAATTCTTACACTTTTGTCCTTCAAGATATAGCGCAGGTATCCTTGTTGGCTAAGGAACATAATATTACTACAATTTTGGATAATAGCTACGCTGGCCCTCTTTTTCAAAACCCTATAAAAATGGGGGTAGACATAGTGGTGCATTCTGCAACAAAATATATAGGTGGGCATAGTGATGCTATGGGTGGTGTGATATGTGGTAGGAGTGACATGATGCGGAAGATTTTTGCTTCTGAATATATGACACTAGGAGGTGTAATTTCGCCGTTCAATGCCTGGCTGCTGCTCCGGGGTTTGCGGACATTGGAAGTGCGAATGGACCGTATTGCTGATTCAGCAGCAAAGGTTACTGCTTTTTTGCAACAACACAAAGCAGTGGAAAGCGTCAGGTACCCTTTCTTACCGACCCATCCTCAGTACGACTTAGCAAAGAAACAGATGAAAAAATGTCCTGGTTTATTTACCATTGCACTTAAGGCTAGCACTGTTGATGATGTAGAACTGTTTTGTAATACCTTGAAGCGGTTTGCACTCGCTTGTTCATGGGGAGGCTACGAGTCCTTAATTTTTCCTGCATGTGCTACTTTCGAAGAAAGGGACATGAACATGGAGAAGTTTAACCTGGTTCGGGTGTATGTTGGCCTAGAAAACCCTGACTTGCTCATTGAAGATTTAGCGCAAGCTTTGCAAAAAATCAAAATGTAACTTGGATTATGCTAATGCCTGTATTTGGGTGAGGAAATAAAAAAGGCTGCCCCGTGGACAGCCTCTTTAGTATCATTCAGAAACTTCAGTTTCCATTAAATAAGCTTTAATATATTCATCCAGATCCCCATCAAGGACATTCTGCACATCAGTTCTTTCTACGCCTGTGCGGATATCTTTAATGAGCTTATATGGGTGAAGGACATAATTCCTTATTTGAGAACCAAAGTCCACACGTTTTTTGGTGCTTTCTACCGCAGCCCTTGCTTCATTCCGCTTTTCAATTTCGAGCTGGTAAAGACGACTTTTCAGCATCTTAATAGCCTTTTCCTTGTTCTGAAGCTGCGAACGTTCCTGCTGACATTCGATAATTAAACCCGAAGGTTTATGGTGTAGTCTTACAGCGGTTTCTACTTTGTTTACATTCTGTCCACCGGCACCGCCTGAGCGGAAAGTATCCCATTCTATGTCGGCAGGGTTAACATCTATATTGATAGTGTCATCTACCACCGGATAGGCAAAAACCGAAGCAAACGAGGTATGCCTTCTGCCACCTGAGTCAAATGGCGAAATTCTTACCAAGCGGTGAACTCCAATTTCAGACTTTAAGTACCCAAAAGCAAAAGGGCCATCAATTTCAAGGGTAACCGATTTCACGCCAGCTACCTCACCGGCTTGATAGTTGATTTCCCGAACGGAAAACCCATGGCTTTCTGCCCACATGATATACATCCTCATAAGCATGCCGGCCCAGTCATTACTTTCTGTGCCACCTGCACCTGGGTTTATCTCGATAATAGCACTGAGTTGGTCTTCCTCGTTGGAGAGCATTTTTTTGTATTCTAGCTCTTCCACCGCTTTTAGCACCTTTTTGTACTCTTGGTCTATGTCTTCCGCAGACACTTCGCCAGCCTCATGGAATTCATATAAGGTTTCAAAATCTTCATATAGCGTCTGGACTTTGTCAAATGCATCTGTCCAGAACTTCAGGATCTTGATCCCTTTCATTATTTTTTCGGCTTCTTTAGGGTCGTCCCAAAAGCCGGGGGAGGCAGACTTTTCTTCCTCTTCTTTTACATTGGCAATCTTACGATCGTAGTCAAAGATACCTCCTCAAAGCATTTACTCTTGCTTTTAAATCTTTAAAATCTTCTGTAGTCATTACAGTAGTGGGTTTAACAATTTGTTTATAATAAAATTTTTTATGCTCTATTAGAACAACGGCGCTTTAAGTCTCAGCCCTGTTGTTTCCTCCAGTCCGCACATTAAGTTCATGTTTTGGACAGCTTGTCCTGAAGCACCTTTCAAAAGGTTGTCGATCATGCTCACAACGAACACTTTGCCGTCATGCTTCTCTACATGGACGATAGCATTATTAGTATTAACTACCTGTTTCATGTTAGGGTTCACATCAGATACATTGGTAAACGGATGCGAGCTGTAGTAGTCTTTGTAAAGAGCAACAGCGTCTGCTTCACTTAAATCAGATTTTAAGTAAATAGAAGCAAAGATCCCTCTTGTAAAATCTCCACGGTATGGGATGAAGTTGATGTCCTGTTCCATGCCTGGTTGCAGAGACTTTAAGCTTTGACCAATTTCTTTCAAATGCTGATGGGTAAAAGCTTTGTAAACAGATATGTTATTGTTTCTCCAGCTAAAATGAGAAGTAGGGCTCAAGCTTTGTCCAGCACCTGTAGATCCTGTAATGGCCGAAATGTGAATTTCATTGTTCAACTCACCGGCAGAAGCCAATGGCAAAAGACCTAACTGAATACAGGTAGCAAAGCAGCCTGGGTTAGCAATCTTTTGAGCTTCTTTTATTTTTTCTTTTTGTAGTTCAGGAAGGCCATATACGAAATCATTGCCTTCTCTTTTAATCCTAAAGTCGTGGCTTAGGTCAACGATTTTAACGTGGTCTGCAACTTTGTTTGCCTCTAGGAACTTGGCTGCGTCGCCGTGACCTACGCATAAAAACAATACGTCAATATCATTAGACAAGGTGTCTGAAAACTTTAGGTCTGTTACACCTAAAAGGTCAGCGTGTACATGGCTCACAGGGTTTCCTGCATTACTGTTACTGTGTACAAATGCAATTTCAACATTAGGATGGAAAACCAATATTCTTAGCATTTCCCCACCGGTATAACCTGCGCCTCCGGCTATTCCTACTTTAATTTTCTCCATTTTTTTGTTCTTTGTGCCTCACAATGCCACACAAGGGTTGGCAAAGTGGCAAGTTTATGATTTAGAATTTACTTTGTTCCAGATCATGGTCTGGTTGCCAAATATTTTTGAAAAGCCTTTCACGTCTTCTCCAGACCAGGCATTGTTCATTTCTCCATAGCTTCCGAACTGAGATGACATTAAGTCATTGTCAGACTGGATGCCTATAATGTGGAATCTATAAGGAGCTAAAAAGACTTTTACCGTTCCTGTCACACAGGCTTGTGTGTCTTCCATGAATTTCTCCATATTGCGCATGATAGGGTCGAGAAACTGTCCTTCGTGTACAGCATTGCCATACCAGCTTGCTAGTTGCTCTTTCCAGTACAATTGCCATTTGGTAAGTGTATGTTTTTCAAGTGTATGGTGTGCTTTGATAATTACCACAGGAGCTGCTGCTTCAAAACCTACTCTTCCTTTTATCCCTATAATCGTGTCACCTACATGGATGTCCCTGCCAACCCCATACGGAGCTGCAATATCATTTAAGTCTTGAATGGCGTGAACAGGATTGTCATATTTTTTACCGTTGATGCCTTTCAGTTCTCCTTTGTCAAAAAACAGTTCTATTTCTTCGCTTTCTGTTTTTGTTACTTGGGTAGGGAATGCCGATTCAGGTAGATATTGGTCAGAGGTAAGTGTTTCTTTTCCACCTACACTTGTGCCCCAAATCCCTTTGTTTATAGAGTATTGAGCTTTTGCCCAATCTTGTTCTACACCTTTTGATTTTAGGTATTCGATTTCGGCTTCTCTGGAAAGCTTCATGTCTCTGATAGGCGTAATGATATTTGCTTCTGGATGTAGAATGTTAAATATCATGTCAAAGCGTACCTGGTCATTTCCGGCACCTGTACTTCCGTGTGCGATATGACTGGCATCAACCTCTTTAGCATACTTTGCGATAGCCATAGCCTGAAATACCCTTTCAGCACTTACAGAAAGTGGGTAGGTTTGATTTTTAAGGATGTTCCCAAAAATAAGGTAACGCAGGCATTCTTGATAATACTGGTCTACTACATCTAGCGTGACATGTTTTTTTACACCTAGCTTATACGCTTTTTCTTCAATTTCTTTGAGTTCTTCAGGTGAAAATCCGCCGGTATCAACAATGGCAGAGTAAACCTCAAGCCCTTTTTCTTCGGATAAATATTTTACACAGTAAGAAGTGTCTAAGCCGCCACTAAACGCAAGTATTACTTTATTGTTCATTGTTAAGGATTTTAGCTAGCAAAATTAGGAATAAAATTTTTTGAATGATAATAAAAAAAGGACTTTCAGCAATTGTCGAAAGCCCTTAAACCTGAATTATGCGATAGATTTCATCATGAGGAGCAAAATAGCAATAAACAGCGCTATGTTTAAGACACAAATGTGATCGAAGCGACTGAATTGAAGTTGTTTTGCTACATAATAGAAAGTTCTATTGCATATTTCAGGTTACAGTTTGTTAAAACAATAGAGATGCTGCCGTTCTATTGCTGTAAGGTAAAGTTCCTTTACTTGACCACGATAAGATCAAAAGATTTTAAAAGAAGCTAAAGACAAAGCTTTTGCCGGAACTTTTAAGGACTTTAAAAGTTTATGTTTTTTAAACTTTTGCCACCTTTCATACAGTGCAGACCTCTTCATGAAATCCCATTTGCTCTTGTTTTTTTCTTTGGGGTCGTAAACCATGCCTGTACATAAGCACATTTTATGGTTCATTCGGTTAAGAATATCATAGTTTACGCAACTGGAACATCCTTTCCAGAACGATTCATCGTCAGTAAGTTCTGAGAAAGTTACAGGTCTATATCCTAAGTCTGAGTTGATTTTCATTACTGCCAGACTTGTTGTAAGGCCAAAAAGTTTTGCATCTGGATATTTAGCTCGTGACAGTTCAAAAGCTTTGTACTTGATTTGAGTAGCCAAGCCGTATTTACGGAAATTGCCAGAAACGATAAGCCCAGAGTTGGCGACATATTTTTCATGTCCCCAAGTTTCTATGTAGCAGAAGCCTGCAAATTGACCATCAAGTGTAGTTGCAATGACGGCTTTGCCTTCTTCCATTTTCTTTCTAATATAGCTCGGGTCCCGTTTGGCTATTCCAGTGCCACGTGCTTTGGCACTAATTTCCATTTCATTACATATATCTTTTGCAAGGTGTAAGTGTTCTTTACTTGCTACAATTATTTTGAAATCGGACATTTTTTCAGAATCTAATAAATAGATAAATAGAATTTTTGAGAAATTTGTTCGGATTTAAAATCGAGGTGATGTTGCCGCCACGTAGGCAGCATAGTTAATTAAGCGGCCTAGGGCCTTGGGCAGCGCCCAGGAAGGTTCCTGCCAGCTCCTGCTTTTGCGGGAGCGAAAATCATATTCATATATGTAGAATTGTTCTGCATGGCAAGTTTATGAACACTCAAAGTTAACTTTTAATTTCTTTTTTTCAAAAAAAAATGTGCCCCAGTTAGGGCACATTTGCAATGTTGTTTTAGTATTTTCCTGTAATACAGTTTGTTATGCTCTTTTTGCTTCAAGGTCTTTTTTTAAGATATTTTGAAGTTTTTGGTCGGTAAATGGCTTTTCGATAATGTCAGGAAAACCTAAGTTGTTCAAAATATTAATGTATTCCGGGGTAACTGTACCTGTTAACAAAATAATCCTGATGTTCTTGTCAAGAATCATCTTCTTGAAGTATTTTAAGAAATTGATCCCGTCCATCTCCGGCATGTTGATGTCTAAAAGAATCAACTCGGGCAACTTGTTCTTTGATTCTGCTAGATATGTAAGAGCATCTTCTCCGTTTCTGACGGCTTTTATTTCTCGTGCTAGCCCAGACTTTCTCAAAAGCCTTTCGGTTACGAAGTTGTTTACATAGTCATCATCAACAAGAAGAATTGTATTAAAGTATGTGTTGTACATAAGTTCCAATAAAAGATGATTCTTTTTTAAGAACTTACTTTTCATCAAAAAGTTTGAGAATGTTCATTAGTTTTTCTTCGTTCAGCGGTTTTATTATATAATCGTTAAAACCTATGTTTTTCAAAATGTTAATATCTTTTTCACTGAATGAAGAAGTGTAAATGATTATGCGGGTTTTATTTTTGTCCATATTGTAATGTTGGAAAGAGTCAATGAACTCGAACCCATCCATTACCGGCATATTGATGTCTAAGAAGATCAATTCTGGGAAATGCTCTGCCTCGCGGAGATACCTCAATGCCTCGTCTCCATTACGGCAAAACACAACATTCTCGCATACCTTGAATTTCTGGAGCAGATGGTCGGCAATAAAGTTGCTCACATAATCATCGTCTACTAAAAGAACGGTCTTAAATTTATACATCTATCCCTCATGGTTAGTTTAAGTAGTCTTTTTAGCAGGAGCTGATACCTAAAAATATCCGAACCTGGTGTAAATTTATAAAAAAAATTATAAAATGTCTTGGTAAGATTAAGATAGCTTGTTGACGAAGTCGATATATTCTTTCATCGCTTCTTCTTTAGACATGCCCTTTAAGCTTTCCCAAGCTGCGTATTTTGCATTGCCTTTGATATCAAATGGGTTGCTAGGTTTGTCTATATTTACATCACCTTCTGTAGCTTGCTTGTACAAGCTGTAAATCCTCAGTAGGTTATCGTTGGGCTGGTTAGGCAATGACTGAGATTTTGCTACCGCGTTTTCAAACTCTTGTTTTAGCTCCATGGTCTTATTGATTGTTTTATATTGATTAATAATTTACCCTTGAAAAAGTTTGGTTTCCACACCTGTTTAGCTGTTTACTTCGACAAATTTGTCTACGTCTTTTGCTTTTCCTAAAATTATGATGATGTCATTCTCATATAATATGGTATCTCCTTTAGGTACACCTATTACATGCTCTACGTTGACTGTTTCGCCTTCGCGCACTTCCTCAAAATTTCTTTTAATCGTTATCAGGTTCAGGTTGTAGCGTTCGCGTAGCCCTATGTCTTTTACTGCACGGTTCGAAATTTTAACAGGTGTTTGGATTTCTACAATTTCATAATCGTCAGGGAGGGGCAAAAAGGTTTTCATAGTGGGGTGGAGCAGGATTTCTGCCACTGTTTTCCCGACTTCATCTTCCGGTGACAGAATTTCAGTAACGCCCATTTTTTCCAAGATCATTTTTTGCTGGGCACTTCCTGCCCTTGCTATGATCCTTTTTATTTTTAATTCCAGCAAGATTACGGTAGTGAGCATGAGCGATTCGAAATTGTCGCCTATGGCCACCACTACCGCGTCCATACTTTGAATGTTATGGGCAATGAGTGTTTTGGTATCGGTAGAGTTCATTACTACTGCGTAAGCTACTTCATCCTTTACCTGGTCTACTTTTACAGGGTCTAAATCCAAGGCAAGCACTTCTGCACCACGTGTGGCAAGGCTTCGCGCAATGGAAGTGCCAAATTTTCCAAGACCGATTACAGCAAATTTATTTACCATGTATTTTATGTTTTAGAAAAGCAATTAATACTTCTAAGGCTTTGTCCAAATGTTTGTTATTGGGAATGATTAAATCAGCCTCTTCTTTGAACGGTTCAATGTATTTTTTATAAGTAGGAGACACATGATGTTCATAACGGTATAGGACATCTTCCACGTTATATCCCCTTTCTTTTTGATCTCTGGCGATTCTTCTCTTTAATTTGATATGTTCTTGGGCATCGAGAAATATTTTTAGGTCAAACTGTTTGGCCAAAGCTTCATAATAAAAAATAAATATGCCTTCTGCAATGATAATGGGGGCAGGTTTGCAGGTAACAGTACATGCTTCTCTGTTTGGGTTGTTAAAAGTGTATTCTTTAATTTCAATAGATGCTCCAGATTTTATTTTTTTTAAGTCTTCCTTAAATTTTTCTTGGTCAATAGACTCTGGTTGATCATAGTTTGGTATGCCATTATCATCTAGGGGTTGTAGAGACTGGTCTTTATAGTAATTGTCCTGGGAAACCAAGCATATCTCATTTTCCTCAAAAGCACTTAGAAGCTTTTGAAGTAGCAAGGTTTTTCCTGAGGCGCTTCCACCTGTTATTCCGACCAGATAGGGTTTCATTGGCTGTAAGTTTTATATTACTGTATACTCTGTAAATATTCAGTTAGCTTTCTAACAGCTATGCCCCGGTGGCTGATTTTGTTTTTCTCTTCCATCGTAAGTTCTGCAAAAGACCGTTCGTCGTTCAAAGGGCTGAATATCGGGTCATACCCAAAACCTTTGTCTCCTTTTCTTCCTTCTAAAATCCTTCCTTCTACGATACCTTCAAATTGCTTTACCTGTCCATTTAATATTAGGGTAATAGATGTCCTGAAACGGGCGTTTCTGTTAGAGCAGGCTTCCATGTTTTTTAGGAGCAGGTCTATATTGTCTTCTGGACGGCATTCTGGCCCCGCATATCGCGCCGAATAAACACCAGGTGCGCCATTTAAACACTCAGTTTCTAGGCCAGTGTCATCAGCAAAGCATGATACATTATATTTGTTATATACATAATCTGCTTTTTGAAGAGAGTTCTCTTCTAGTGTTTCATGTTCTTCAGGCAATTCCTCATGGCATCCGATATCTTTGAGGCTTAATATCGTAAAGCGGTCTCCAAGGATATTTTGGATCTCTTTGAGCTTGCCTGGGTTGTTGGTTGCAAAACACAGTTTCATAAAGACTGAATGATTTTATATCGCAATATTAAGTAAATTCTTGAAACCTCATATTTAAATATGGTGTTTTACTTGGTAATATGAAAGTTTAGTATTGCATTGTTAAGTATTTTCAGTACTTTTGCAGTTCTTTTGAGAAAACCGAAGACGGACGGGTTCCGTCGCTAACTTAAAGTTAATTAATTATGGCTGTTAAAATCAGACTAGCGCGTCGTGGACGCAAACAAAGAGCAATGTATGACATTGTAGTTGCAGATGCAAGAGCACCTCGTGATGGTAGGTTTATTGAAAAACTGGGAACTTATAACCCAAATACCAATCCAGCAGATGTGGATCTTGACGCTGAAAGAGCACTTAAGTGGGTTATGAACGGTGCCCAGCCTACTGATACTGCTAGAAGCTTACTGTCTGATGGCGGTGTTATGCTTAAGAAGCACCTTCAGGTTGGTGTAAACAAAGGCGCTATTACTCAAGAGCAAGCTGACAAGAAGTTTGAAGAGTGGAAAGCTGCTAAAGAAAAATCTGCAACTGCTAAAGTTACTGCTATTACTGATAAGAAAGCAGCAGAAGCTAAGGCTAGACAAGAAGCTGAAGAAAAGGTTAACCAAGCTAGAATTGAAGCTCAGAAAGCTAAGCAAGCAGAAGTTGCTGCTGCTTTGGAAGATGCTGATGCTAAAACCGAAGAAGCTGGCGAAGCCGCTGACGCTGTTGACAATAAAGAAGGAGACACTGCAGAATAACATCTGTTTTTGAGCTATGGACAAGGATTCCTGTTTTAAATTCGGGTTTATCTCCAAAGTTCATGGGCTGAAAGGCGACGTTATTGCGCAGGTAGATGTAAAATATCCTGAAGAATTTATTGACTTGGAATCACTGTTTGTTGAAATAAACAAGCAGCTGATTCCTTTTTTTATTGAAGATTATCGACTGAAACAGCAGCAGCGCATTATTCTGAAGTTTGAAGACGTTGATAATTCTGAACAAGCCACTGAGTTAATCGGAAAAAGCATATTCCTGCCTAATGAATTGCTGCCTGAGCCGGATGAAGGAGAAGTACTGCTGAATCAACTGGTCGGATGTGCCGTGCATGATAAAGTGCATGGGGTATTGGGTGTGGTAGATGAGGTTTATGAAATGCCGGGGCAAGACCTGATTGGCATGACATATCAGGGAAAAGAGGTGCTGATACCTGTAAATGGCAACATTTTGCTGGAGGCTGATTATAGAAAAAAAATCTTGCTTACTGAACTTCCCGCAGGTTTGTTGGACTTATACCTCAATGATGATGCTACTGAAGAAGAGGATTGATTGCTTATGCGTATAGATATTATAACATGCCTGCCCAAATTGTTGGATAGTTTTTTCGGACATTCCATATTGAAAAGGGCGCAGGACAAAGGACTCGCATCGCTTCATGTCCATGACTTGAGGGATTATTCTGATTTTAAACATCGTCAGGTCGACGATTATGCTTATGGGGGAGGGGCTGGAATGGTCTTGATGATAGAGCCTGTAGATAAATGTATCTCCGCGCTTAAAGCGGAAAGGGATTATGATGCGATTGTTTATATGTCGCCAGACGGACAGCGCCTTGAGCAGGGAATGGCAAACCGTTTTTCGTTGCTCAAGAATATTATTATCCTCTGTGGTCATTATAAAGGTGTTGACGAAAGGGTGAGGACAAGTTTGATTACCCACGAAATCAGCATTGGCGACTATGTGCTGTCAGGGGGAGAGTTGCCTGCCGCAGTTTTTACAGATGCCTTGCTGAGGCTTATTCCTGGAGTGCTGTCTGATGAAACATCGGCCTTGTCTGATTCTTTTCAGGACGATATGCTCGCACCGCCTGTATATACCCGTCCGGCTGAGTTTAAAGGAATGAAAGTGCCGGAAATATTGCTTTCGGGCAATGAAAAACATATTAATGACTGGCGTCACGAACAGGCGCTTGAAAGGACTAGGCTGAGAAGGCCGGACTTAATAGAAAAAAATAAAAAAATATCTGGCAGTTAGTGTTATTGTCAGTATTATTTACTTATATTTGCAATCCGTTTTTTTCGAGATTTAAAGATATCCATAAAAATGAGCGAATTACTCAAAATCGTAGAAGCTGAATATGCCGAGAAGCTTACTAATGTGCCTAAATTCAAAGCAGGTGATACAGTAAACGTGCATGTGAGAATTACTGAAGGTAATAAAGAAAGGGTACAGCAGTATCAAGGCGTTGTTATACAAAGAAGAAATCAAGGTACTACCGGTGAAACTTTCACCGTAAGAAAGGTTTCTGCTAGTGTCGCTGTTGAGAGAATTTTCCCTATTCTTTCTCCAAGCATCGAGAAAATCGAACTTGTAAGAAAAGGTGTTGTAAGGCGTGCCCGTCTATTTTATCTTAGAAGTAAGACTGGTAAAAGCGCAAGAATCAAAGAAGACAAAAAAGCTTATAGTGCAAAAGCTAAAGAAAAGGCTAAAGCTAAAGCTTAAAATATCTACCGACTTTATAAAAAAAGCTCCTTTTTGGAGCTTTTTTTTTACCTTTTAAACAAACAATCGGTTTCATTTTGTTATTTTTATAGCCTGTTTTAGAACATTATGATTTTACACTTTTACAAATATCAGGGAACAGGTAATGATTTTGTGATGATCGATAACCGGAAGGAGCTTTTGGATCCTGAAGATCATCAATTAATTGCAAAATTGTGCGACAGGCGTTTCGGTATCGGCGGGGACGGACTTATACTTTTAGAAGACCATACCAATTATGATTTCCAAATGGTCTACTTTAACTCCGATGGCAGGCAGAGTTCTATGTGTGGTAACGGAGGCAGGTGTATTGTTAAATTTGCCTACGATTTGCGCGTAATTGGAGATACTACTTCTTTTATTGCCATAGACGGTGAGCATGAGGCCTGTGTGAAAAATGGCATTGTTCACCTCAAGATGGTAGACGTGAAGGGTTTAGAGCTTATTGGAAATGATCGTTTCCTAGATACGGGCTCTCCCCATTATATACAATTTGTTGATTCCATAAAAGATTTCCCTGTAGTAGAGGAAGGACGGAAAATTCGATATAATGATAGGTTTAAGAAAGAGGGGACCAATGTAAACTTTGTCCGGAAGGAAGGGTCTAGTTCACTTGTCGTTAGAACGTATGAACGGGGGGTGGAAGATGAAACATGGAGTTGTGGAACGGGCGTTACTGCTTCGGCAATAGCTGCTTTTCCTGAAGGTGTTGATGAACCTGTTAAAATTAAAACATTAGGAGGTGACCTTTCAGTGTCTTTTAAGAAAAATGATAGTTTGTATTACAATGTATATTTGAACGGTCCTGCCGTACAGGTTTATAAAGGTGAAATTGAAATATAAAACACGTTTATTATAAACCTAATATATCCCTTAAAGTTTTTAGTATAGAAACTTTTTGTCCTTAGCGACTATTTGAAAAAAATTATTAACCAGAAATCGGTACAGAGCGATGCTTGACTTTCTTACTAAAGGTATAACACTTCTTTTTGGAACAAAAAATGAAAGAGATCTAAAGGAGCTTACTCCTTATGTGCAATTAATTAATGACGAATATGAGAAGCTGAGGCCTATCAGTGACGATGATTTACGATTAAGGACCCAGCAGATCAAAGATATAATCAAGGCCGACCTTAAGCATATTGATGACGATATTGTTGCTTTGAACAAAAGGGTAGAGGAAAACCCTAAAATGCACGTTACTGAAAAAGAAGCTGTTTTTCAACAGATCGATAAGCTTGAGGAGGATAGGAACAAAGATCTTGAA is from Cytophagaceae bacterium ABcell3 and encodes:
- the trmD gene encoding tRNA (guanosine(37)-N1)-methyltransferase TrmD: MRIDIITCLPKLLDSFFGHSILKRAQDKGLASLHVHDLRDYSDFKHRQVDDYAYGGGAGMVLMIEPVDKCISALKAERDYDAIVYMSPDGQRLEQGMANRFSLLKNIIILCGHYKGVDERVRTSLITHEISIGDYVLSGGELPAAVFTDALLRLIPGVLSDETSALSDSFQDDMLAPPVYTRPAEFKGMKVPEILLSGNEKHINDWRHEQALERTRLRRPDLIEKNKKISGS
- the rimM gene encoding ribosome maturation factor RimM (Essential for efficient processing of 16S rRNA), which produces MDKDSCFKFGFISKVHGLKGDVIAQVDVKYPEEFIDLESLFVEINKQLIPFFIEDYRLKQQQRIILKFEDVDNSEQATELIGKSIFLPNELLPEPDEGEVLLNQLVGCAVHDKVHGVLGVVDEVYEMPGQDLIGMTYQGKEVLIPVNGNILLEADYRKKILLTELPAGLLDLYLNDDATEEED
- a CDS encoding response regulator, producing MYKFKTVLLVDDDYVSNFIADHLLQKFKVCENVVFCRNGDEALRYLREAEHFPELIFLDINMPVMDGFEFIDSFQHYNMDKNKTRIIIYTSSFSEKDINILKNIGFNDYIIKPLNEEKLMNILKLFDEK
- a CDS encoding 30S ribosomal protein S16; amino-acid sequence: MAVKIRLARRGRKQRAMYDIVVADARAPRDGRFIEKLGTYNPNTNPADVDLDAERALKWVMNGAQPTDTARSLLSDGGVMLKKHLQVGVNKGAITQEQADKKFEEWKAAKEKSATAKVTAITDKKAAEAKARQEAEEKVNQARIEAQKAKQAEVAAALEDADAKTEEAGEAADAVDNKEGDTAE
- the udk gene encoding uridine kinase, with product MKPYLVGITGGSASGKTLLLQKLLSAFEENEICLVSQDNYYKDQSLQPLDDNGIPNYDQPESIDQEKFKEDLKKIKSGASIEIKEYTFNNPNREACTVTCKPAPIIIAEGIFIFYYEALAKQFDLKIFLDAQEHIKLKRRIARDQKERGYNVEDVLYRYEHHVSPTYKKYIEPFKEEADLIIPNNKHLDKALEVLIAFLKHKIHGK
- a CDS encoding acyl-CoA-binding protein, encoding MELKQEFENAVAKSQSLPNQPNDNLLRIYSLYKQATEGDVNIDKPSNPFDIKGNAKYAAWESLKGMSKEEAMKEYIDFVNKLS
- a CDS encoding non-canonical purine NTP diphosphatase, yielding MKLCFATNNPGKLKEIQNILGDRFTILSLKDIGCHEELPEEHETLEENSLQKADYVYNKYNVSCFADDTGLETECLNGAPGVYSARYAGPECRPEDNIDLLLKNMEACSNRNARFRTSITLILNGQVKQFEGIVEGRILEGRKGDKGFGYDPIFSPLNDERSFAELTMEEKNKISHRGIAVRKLTEYLQSIQ
- a CDS encoding TrkA family potassium uptake protein — its product is MVNKFAVIGLGKFGTSIARSLATRGAEVLALDLDPVKVDQVKDEVAYAVVMNSTDTKTLIAHNIQSMDAVVVAIGDNFESLMLTTVILLELKIKRIIARAGSAQQKMILEKMGVTEILSPEDEVGKTVAEILLHPTMKTFLPLPDDYEIVEIQTPVKISNRAVKDIGLRERYNLNLITIKRNFEEVREGETVNVEHVIGVPKGDTILYENDIIIILGKAKDVDKFVEVNS
- the rplS gene encoding 50S ribosomal protein L19 → MSELLKIVEAEYAEKLTNVPKFKAGDTVNVHVRITEGNKERVQQYQGVVIQRRNQGTTGETFTVRKVSASVAVERIFPILSPSIEKIELVRKGVVRRARLFYLRSKTGKSARIKEDKKAYSAKAKEKAKAKA